TTTTTGGCTTTCATTGTACAGTCAGTACTATaaagtttgttttgatttttgtaaCTTTGTAGCATTTTAGAGGATGTTGTGTTTGTACTTTGTTGTGTAGAATGAAACACTTGTACTGAATAAACCTAAGGTTAGAAAGCAAGTGCGGTTTTGGTGGGTACAGTGCCTCTTTCTTGCTCTTGGCCCCTACCCCCCATACCCTTTTCTCAAGCTTTGGCTGGGAAAGAAGGAAACGTGCAATGTTTCTAGTGCCTGACTATCTGAAAACAGAATTTCGGTTTCATTTCTGCAGCCACCCCTCCAGACTGCCCCATTTATATGGTTAGCACACCATCCAAAGTGTTTTGTGCCCCCAGAAAGCACTGGACATGCTTCCAGCCTTCTAGAACAAGCCGTTCCGCCAGCGAACACTGCCACAGCCCTGGTGCGCTCAGGGCCAGACGCTGTGCCGCTTCCCCCTGCTCACAGCTGGGTCTTGTCTTGGATGTTCTTTCGGGGTGCGTACCCTTGGAGAAGCACCACCGTGTGCCCCTCAGCCAGCAGAGCTGAGGCTGCTGGCCAGCGCTCCTGTGCTGTTCCACCACTCGTCTCCCAGGCCTCCCCAAGGGACTGCGCTGGAGCTCACACCGGGGGCCTGCGAGGGCTGTGCTGGGGTTGGGGACAGGAAGCTTCTGCTCAAGTGCGGGGCTGCCGGGGCTCTTGTGAACACTCGCAGAGCAGCTAACAGACCTCAGCCAGCGGGTGGACCTCCACGGGCGGCACGTCCAGGTCCTGCGCGTGTCCTTTCACTTTAACTGGGGGAGCCTGTCTGTGCTCCGGGGCTGCTGCGGTCAGTGCCCGGTCAGTGCCGGGTCAGTGCCCGCTGGGAGGCGGGAGCAGCGGTTCAAGCCCGCCTCTCGCCCCCACCTGGCCTTGAGGATGCCTCACTGAACCCGCCCAGTCCCCCGGCGCTGCCTGGGAGACTCAAGATGGCCGCAGGACTGCTCGGCCGGGCACGCTCTCTGCTCCGTCCAGGTGCGGGGTCCTGGGGCTGCAGGTGGTGGGGGCCGGGCGGGCCCAGGGACGGCGGGCTCACGGCTCTGTGTTGCTGTCCACAGGGGCCGTGCTCCGGGGCACAGCTTTTGGGCACCCGGAGGCACTGGGCAGCGGGATTGGTGCACGGTGCTGGGCAAGGCAGCGGGTGCTGGTGCAGAAGGACGCGGGCGGGTGCAGGCAGGgatggaagaggggaagggatggGGGCAGGGGCTCAGGCGCGGTGCTGAGAGAAAGTGGCTCCTCGCCCTCAGCTTGGTACAGAATTCTCAACAGGTATTTGGGAAAGTTGCCTGCTAAGGAGATCCTGGCCCCTGGCTCCCCACTCTAGAGCCAAGCCTTGCGGGGTCTGGCAGCAAGCCGGCCTGCTCCCCaagcagggctgcagcctcctagcaccacaccccctccacccccttgCCTGCGCCTTTGGCTCAGGTCTATTCACTTCTCTGAGGCAAGGGCTGAGTACAAGTCTGGAAAAAACCTGAAGAAAGGTCATTTCTATGGCctatttgaatatatataaaacatccaaaaaacatttatataaatataggCAAAATAATGGTTATTTGCCAAGATGCTTACCCACCCCACCATATAAGAACTTGATAAATTCACTGGCTTAGAGGGATAGAAAGTCGAGTTTGGGGACAGAAAAATGGACCTGATTCTGTTCCTACTACCAGAGAAAAGCCCTGTGAAATTCAAATACTAAGATCCATGTAGGCCAAACTGCAAGAAAAGGGAgtctttcaataaatggtgttggggcCACTGgacctccatgttactcaaaatggatcacagaccttaAACAcaagagttaaaactataaaactcttaaaacatGTGACCCTGGATTTGACAATAAATTCTTAAATAagacaccaaaagcacgaacaaTAAAAGCTAAGTAAATAAATacgatttcatcaaaattttaaaacttccaaaccctgggaagtggatgtggctcaactgatagtgtctgcctaccgcatgggagttCAGGGTTCAGTACCCACGACCTTCTGGCtcacgtgatgagctggcccacttgcaaggagtgccgtgccacacagggaagCCCCCGCAGAAGGGTGGCCCCCGCTCCAAGGCATgggcaaggagagccgccccgcatgaaaccacagcctgtccaggagtggtgccgcagcaagatgactcaacaaaaagacagatccccagtgccgcctgacaagaatacaagtggacacagaagaacacacagtatggacacagagagcagataatgggtgtgtggggggggagaaataaatcattaaaagaaaacaaacttcaaAACAACAAAGTGACAGTATcgagaaaatgaaattggaaacgCTTCTGCActgttggcaggaatgtaaaatggtatggcCACTGCCAAACTTTTTTGCCTCAAGAAGTTTAACCATAGAATTACCTTATTACCTGCcagttctactcctaggtatgtaCAAAAGGACTGAAACCAGGTACTCAAACAGATTCTTGTACACCGTGTTCACGGCAGCACGACTCAAGAGAACTGAAAGGTAGAAGGAGCCCAAGTGTGCATCTACAGAGGAATGATAAACACAAAGTAGAACATTAACTGGCCATAAAAAGCAAGGAAGTTTGGGTGCATacgtcaacatggatgaaccgtgATGACATGCTGAGTTGGAAGCTTCCAGGTTGTTTTTCGTGTACTTGGTGCCCAGTGGCCTTGCCCTCTCAAGCTCACACCCCCCTCTGCCTGGCACCATGAGCCTCCACCTATTTGGAGGAAAAACCCCTTGAGCGGAGTCCAGTGGGAAAAGAATCAGCCCCTTGCTGTTCTAGTGCGTTTCTGTCTCAAGAAAAGCTGAGCAGGCTCTGCACCACGATGCTCtctggggaaggaaaaggaagcctgCTGCTGTCCCCCATCGGGACCTCAGGCCTTTCATGGCTAAGATGCCACCGTGTGGCTCCACCACAGTCTCTTGCTCCAGTCGTCTGCAGACAcgtgggttgcttctaccttttggccgttgtgaataatgctgcgcCGAATGTTGGTAGAGTATGAgacctgctttcagttcttccggAATTTTCATTCCAACAGCAACAGGCAGGGCTTCCAATTTCCCCgtgtcctctccagcacttgttattgtctgtcttttggGTTCCAGCCACCCCAGTAGGGGTGTATtcctgtttattttaaattttctttatgaggaaacagacttggccagtggttagggcgtctgtctaccacatgggagttccgcggttcaaaccccgggcctccttgacccgtgtggagctggcccatgcgcagtgctgatgtgcacaaggggtgccgtgccacgcaggggtgtcccctgcataggggagccccacgcgcaaggagtgtgccccgtacggagagccacctagcgcgaaagagagtgcagcctgctcaggaatggcgctgcccacacttcccgtgcagctgacgacaacagaagcagacaaagaaacaagactcagcaaatagacaagagagaacagacacctgggggaggggaggggattaaataaatttaaaaaaataatatcttaaaaaaaaaaaagatgaaaaatctgtctttaaaaaaaataaattttctttatggttcacaggaaagaaaaggctcagttttaaatgttaaaaatgcaCAAATCTGCAATAGTGACTGCAGCATCTACTCCTGACTCAAAAAGGTTGAGGTCACCATTGCAGATGCTTAAGTCAACTATTGTAATAAAtattatcaatttaaaaaaaaaatagcacaaatgattttgttaaaattaaatcaaatgtattttaaaaaataaagttagccTAGGccagaatgctttttttttttgaggtaccagaaccTTGTCTGTGGGAAGCTAGCCCTCAGTCACTGAGCCTTTTGGCTTCCCTGAGCTAGTTCCCCTGTTTGTTCtgctttttgtatttgttttcttcaggaggcaccaggaattgaacttctggccttcccatgtgggaggcaagagctcaaccacttcagccacatccactcccttcttttttgatacatttttaaaatttatttatttttatttatttccccttcttcccGGTCCCagtccccccgcccccgccgttttctgctctctgtgtctattcgctgtgtgttctctgtgtctgcctgcattcttgtcagcagcaacgggaatctgtctctgttgtatcgtcttgctgcgtcaactctccgtgtgtgcggtacaaCCCGTGGGCTTTCTTCACTCAAGGTGGCTCTCtttccagggtgcactccttacaggtggggctcccgtatgcgggggacacccctgcatggcagggcactcctttcccacatcagcactgcacgtggaccagcttaccacatgggtcaggaggccctgggtttgaaccctggacctcccatgtggtaggtggacaccctatccattggcccaaatccgcttcccttgatacgtattaataaagtacacaatccatccaaaatgtgctatcagtggtatttggtataatcacatgcattcatcacttcatcgttattacagcattttcattattccagaaataGTAGtagtaaacaaaaagcaaagaaaatgtcTCTACCTTAAtactctctctctgcctcccctgCCATCACAGCTGCTCTGCCGTTTCCGCCTCGCTAATGTGTTTATATTTCTACAAGTGGAGTCAACCAATATGTAGTGCCTTTCTTGTCTCCTCTGTGACAGCTTTCAGGGGTTGCACCGTGCCTGGCTGTCTCCATCACCCACACTCCCTAGAGCTTCTCTGGAACCCAAGAGAATCTTCCTGGGGTTGTCGACAGCAGGCGGCCCAGCCCGGGCAGAGGCGGGAGGGCTGCTGGCGCGGTCGGGCGCAGTGAGGCGTAGGCAGGGGCTCCGGGTGAGGACAGGGTGAGGGGCAGGCTGAGGGGGAAGTGGGGCCCAGCACACAGGGccggggccagggctgagggacGTGGAGTGACGGCATCTGTGCAGAAGTCACCTTCTCTTTCCTAGCGCTGATGGGGCGTGCGCCCGGGTGCCCTGCTCTGCCCGTGGCCAGGTCTCGGGCCCGGGGCTTTGTGGAACGGCCGTCCACAGTGGACGTGGAGGGCGCACTGGTCCTGCCTCTAGCCTCGGTGCATCTGTGCGGCTGTCCCCCCAGCCACCTGGAGAGCCTCCCTGTGCGCCCCCGGTGCCCCCCAGGAGGCCAGGGGCACGCAGCCGCCGGCCCGCGTCTCCACCCCTCCTGTGCCTGcagcccctccctccctgtcCTCAGACCCACTAGCTGTCCCAAGAGCACCAGTGACAAGATCCCGGGTAGTCAGTGGGAGGCCAAAAGGAGAACGGAGCTAGGACCGTTGTCACTGAAGagggaaggaaattttctgaagtCTCTGCAGTGCGCCCGACAAGCCGACATCAGGTACTGCCCGCTGGGAGCTCAAAGCGTGTCGTGTATGTGGCCTCCGTCCTCCGCTGTAGGGACCTGTGGGCGAGGCTCTGGGCGAGCCGCAGCCCCACTTCCCCCGGAATCCGGGCATGCAGTCGCCTTCCCaaagaaactttatttttcataacGTTGAAGTACAAAACATAGATGACCATTTTTAATTCCACACAAATTTTTAACCACAGAACGTCTATAAGAATCATAGCTTTTATAAATACAaccaagtttttttgttttttacctttattttgtacatttaataattgaaaatataaacaaaaactaaaaagaaaacatagctgaataaaaaatacattttcttttttttttttttttttaattttattttttattgactttgtaataatattacattaaaaatatatatgtgaggtcccattcaaccccacccccaccccccctctccccccccccccaacaacactcgttcccatcatcatgacacatccattggatttggtaagtacatctttgggcacctctgcacctcatatacattggttcacatcatggcccatactctcctctattccatcatgtaggccctgtgaggatttacaatgtccggtgattacctctgaagcaccatccagggcagctccatgtcccgaagacgcctccacctctcatctcttcctgcctttccccataccctttgtccattatgtccacttttcccaatccaatgccacctcttctatgtggacactggattggttgtgtccattgcacctttatgtcaagaggaggctcagattccacctggatgctggatgcaatcctcccattttcagttgtaatcactctaggctccatggtgtggtggttgtccttcttcacctccatcttagctgagtgtggtaagtccaataaatcagattgtaggtgctggagtctgttgaggctcaggatctggctatcacattgtcagtccagagattcaaatcccctaaatatatcttaaaccccaacattaactgcacctccagcacattagcatgaaagtcttatgaagggagatcccatctgagtccagattcatcacacataaacaccatttccaaagaggggccatctgccctggtaaaaaaatacattttcaattaAATGTACGGGGTacctatgattttttttaatcatataatATGCTAGacaatattttaagatttatttttcccatacCCACCCTGCCCCGctgtttttgttttcgtttttgtttttttctgtctgtgtccattcgctgtgtgatcttctgtatctatttctcttttctgtcttctcatctttctcctctaggaatcacagggattcgatcctgggacctctgatgtggagagcgGTTTcctatcaattgcaccacctcagttcctggtctctgctaaaCTTTGctttgactctctccttcatctcttttgtcaagtcatcatcttgctgtgtgactcgcttcgttgggcactggctcaccacgtgggtgcTGTCTCCGcccaggcacactttctcttcctcttttctcaccaCTTGGCCCAGGAAtcaaatctgggtcctcccatatgataggcagaagccttatcacttgagccaagtCAGGTTCCCTTACACCATGTATTTACAACCAAGTTTTGTATCTCAAAAATATCTGAACTCAAAtacattaatctttaaaaaaaacaaacccaccaGGTAGTGCACTGAAAACGAGCAGGGCCGGTGGGAACTTGGCAGCGTTAGCAATGTCACTGTAAATCTGGAGTGATTCTGCAGTTTATCAAAAAAAGGGGGAGCTTCCCGCAGCCACGGCGACAGTCCGATGCTGCAGGTAACCTGTTTTCCATCTTAAATTAGGGGTGGCTGTGATGAAACTGAAGAACCCCCCTGTGAACCTTCTCAGCCTGGAGCTGCTGACGGAGTTTGTCATCAGCCTGGAGAAGCTGGAGAACGACAAGGACGTCCGCGGCGTCGTCATCACCTCGGTAGGGTTGGCTCCCCTGGCCCCCACACCCTCCCATGCCCGGTTGCCAAGTCTCTGGTCAAACAGTAAGCCTCGGTCAAAGTCCCAAACCAGATCACCTAAAACTAGCTGGCACCTGCCGCCAAGGCCGCGCGGGAAACCAGAGCCCTTCCGGGAGGGTCTTAGGCAACCCAGGGCAGGCTTGTCCTCGTGCCTCAGGCAGAACGGCCTCGGGGCAGAGCAGTCCCGCTGGGGGACCACCAGCCTGTCCCCTGGCCGGGCCCCGTCCTCCCCACTCCACGCAGGCTGTCAGAACACAAGCCAGGGAGAGCCACGCTCTGCAGGGCTGGCGAAGGAGGGCGCGGGCAGAGGCGGCGGCTTCCCGGGGTGCGCTCCCTGCAGGGCCCCGGGGTCTCGCGAGTCGCACCACCAGTTCACTTGCAGCCTGCGGTCGCCCTGCCCTCTGGCGGCCTGGAGGCCTGGCCCAGAGGGCCACTATTTTCCTCACCATTCTTGAGGGGCTCCTTGGCCAGCCCCCGGCGCTGGCAGACACTGCTAGTGTGCCCGCGAGCGCAGTGTCGTCGTCAGGGTGGGCTGGGGTGGCCTGCAGAGGCCCTCGGAGGCCGGGCAGCTTTCTCATGCCCCAGGGCTGCAGGGCCGGGATCAGCACTTCCACTGCTTCCCTCTGGCGACATCAGGTCACGCCCGGGCCAGGCGCTGTACCTGGAACGCCCAGAGCGAGAAACAAGCAAAATGGCCCGTGTTGGGTCGGGAAGGCCACGTGGGGCCACCTTCAGGCTAGAAGCAACAGTGTCcccagagccaagtgccaccCCCATCACAGATGGGGACAGTGGGGCTTTGCTGCTGTCCAAGGCCCAGGGTCGGGGGCCCCCACGGAGGACGTGCGCCCCCTCCCGCGGCGGCTGCTGGCCCAGCTCCGAGAGCCTGGCACCCTGCCGGAATCAGCGGGTGCCCAGAGGGTCAGGGCAGATGGCAGCTGCAGAGCCAAGCTCCCTTCACCCCGCGCCCTGTAGAAGAGATTGTGTTTACCCCAGTGTCCCCAGGGCAGAACGGCTACCCATGGGGGCACGGTGGGGAGCTGGTGACACTTACCCTGGGGAGCTTTCTGACAGTTTGGCTGAGACAGCCTGGCGACTGTGCCCCTTGGCTAATTTCTGAAAATCCTCCATCTAGGATGTCAGGCTTGACATCATATCGTTCTCCAAATGCCAGAGGGCTGCGTGTGGCCCAGGACAGGCCCTCGGGGGCAGGGGGAGCCACTGAGAACTGTGGCCCGGCCTGCAGGGGGCCTAGCAGGCGTATCTGCATTCTGTTCGGGGCGCCTCCTGCGTACATAGCCCCAGCCCCCCCACAGCGGATGGCAGGAGACAGGTGGTGTGTGTGGGCAGAGCACATGCCCACTGGGGGCCGCtgggccctggccccgcccccgtcCGGAGGGGACCTCTGCCCTTCCCCTCGCGTGCGCTGCCCACTCGCCCAATGCCTGGCGGGTGGAGTGCTTTGGGTGCTGTCTGTTTTGTTGTTTGAGGGTGTCAGAGGCTCCTGGAAGGAACAAGGTTGAGGGAAAATTGGAAAAGCTGGAGGCTTCTCCAGCCCGTGGCTGGCTTGAAGGGAAAGGCGGATGCAAAAGTAGAGGGAGCCTGAGGGCCAGGGAGCCTGGGCTGTGTCCTGGAGCCTCCTGCCCGCTGTGCTGCCCGGCTGCCCCCTCACCTGCTTCCCCGCGCCCAGGACTGCCCCGGCATCTTCTCCGCCGGCGTGGACCTGACGGAGATGTGCGGAAGGACGCCGGCCCACTACGCCGAGTACTGGAAGGCGCTGCAGGAGCTGTGGCTGCACCTCTACCTGTCCAGCCTGGTGCTGGTGGCCGCCATCAACGTGAGCGCCCTCCGACCCGCCTCACGGGCGCCAGCCGGGGGTctctgggaggggaaggggccatCAGGGACCCTTAGACCTTGACAGGAGAGCCTGCCCTTACGTGCTGAGGGCACGGACCTGGGACTCCCTCTTGCTGGGGAGGGGAATGGCTGGAAGGGGGGGACGGCGCGGGGCGTGTGACCAGGGGGCCACGGGCTGATGAGAGCCAGCTGGAAACAGCCCTTGGGCTGGACCCTCGGGGGCCTGGCAGGGTGGGGCGGAGGCCAGAGCTGCAGAGGGGCAGCTGAGGGCCATCACCATGGGAGGGCAGGGCAACCCGAGGGTGCAAGAGGCCCGCAGGATTCCAAGGCTGCTGGCCACCCTCACCTCCCCTCGGGGCCCCTACGACGGGAGAGGACTCTAATGCCCGGGGGACATTTCAGCCCTGCCAGGAGCCCGAGAACCCCGAGGGGCCGAGTGGGGTGTGGCTGTCAccgccttccccagcccctcgcACTCAGCCCTCGGGGGGAGGGGCCAGGGCGCCCCAGAGCTCGCGCCCACCTGCGGGGTGCCTGGGGCTCCCAGGGAAGCCCGCTCGCGCACCAGCCGGCGTCCTGCTCCTCTGCAGGGAACCAGCCCTGCCGGAGGCTGCCTGGTAGCCCTCACCTGCGACCACCGGGTCATGGCCGACAACCCCAAGTACCGCATCGGGCTCAA
Above is a window of Dasypus novemcinctus isolate mDasNov1 chromosome 23, mDasNov1.1.hap2, whole genome shotgun sequence DNA encoding:
- the LOC101444044 gene encoding enoyl-CoA delta isomerase 1, mitochondrial-like isoform X1; translation: MAAGLLGRARSLLRPGVAVMKLKNPPVNLLSLELLTEFVISLEKLENDKDVRGVVITSDCPGIFSAGVDLTEMCGRTPAHYAEYWKALQELWLHLYLSSLVLVAAINGTSPAGGCLVALTCDHRVMADNPKYRIGLNETQLGIVAPFWLKDMLVNTIGHRATERALQLGLLFPPVEALQVGMVDQVVPEDQVQASALSAAARWMAIPDHARQLTKDVMRKPTAERLLRQREAYIQNFVDFISRAPMQKALQLYLEKLKQRKA